Genomic window (Cryomorphaceae bacterium 1068):
CCATGACCATACTAAAAACCAAAATCCACTGTTTAAACCTTAACGAATCTTTCATTATAGCTATTTTTAGGTGTAATAATTTTAAGAATGTAGAGCCCCTGGTTTAGTGAGGATATGTCAATCTGATATTCAAGCTTTCTTTGATTGATATTGAACTGCTTAATGAGCATGCCATTCAAATTCAATATTGCGATTTCAGAGATACTTTTCGAGTTATCCGATTTCTCAATATTAAGGACAGAGCTAGCCGGATTAGGAAAAACCTTGAAAGAGTCACGACCCTTTTTCTGATTTGCTACAGAAAGCACAGGGGTAACTGAAACCTCGTCAATGGCATAGTATGCTCTCCCGAATGGCAGTTCAGACAAGTCAGCTAGAGTGTTTTCATCATCATAAAAATTTCCGATATGTAGGTAATTGTAAGATGAATCTGCTACGAAAACTTCCGAAATTGTAGTCCAACCCTCAATTGGAATGATACTCTCCGATGTATAGTGACTTGAATTAATAGGAAAACCCAAAATATCATAGAATTCATGAGTAGAAAAATTAAAGCCTATATTATTAGAACTAACATTAGTACCCTCTAGCTCCATACCTGAAACCGATAACTCAACTAAATATGACATTCCAATTTCTAAAGGTTCAATTAATTCTACACCAACAATTTCTCGATAGTTATCTTGAATGTAGTAAGTATAAAGACCGATAATTCCTTCTCCAGAAAAAGGACTTTCATTTCCAAATGCCAATTCAGGTGGAGATAGCAGATCAATTTCTGAGCAGGTATGATACCATTCAGGAGTGGGAAGTTCTTGTTCAGGTGCTGCAATACTTGCATACCAATCAGCGCACTCAAGCGTAACATTTGCCGCTTGAGTCGGACAGTTTATTCCCTCTTCAAACCCGCCATTGGGTACTAAATTTTGGGCTAAACCATTCACGCTACCCGCCAATAGAGCGAGTAAAAAAAGGACTCTACTTTTCATAATTATTGATTGTTAGAAGGTGCCTTCCGATTTTCGGAAAGGCTACAAGGTTAATTCTCAATAACTTCATCTTTTGATTAAGTCAGAGAGTAGGGTTACTTCTGTCACCTCATATGCTCCTTCTTTTTTTATCATGCGCTAAATTCTGACTCTTGGCAAACAAGATAATAAATACTGCATTGTTCTATGGCAAAATGGCTTTAAGGATTGAGCGGGCTAGTTTCATAAATGTTCTGTTTTTTTACCACCAGTTGGTCAATGGTTTTAAAGCTCAAATAAAACAGTCTGAATGCAAGCAGAAATGTATCGGAATTTGCTGACGTTTATTATCAGGCTTATCTGATGAGTATGTTTAGTGAGAGCACCAAAAAACCTACTATGCTATGCAAAAACCCACCGCAGACGAGCGGTTGGTTTTTTTTGTTTGGGGGTAGTTTATCTCCCGATCACAAACTTCTCCATCTCGACTGCCACATCAGTCGTGAGACGATACAAGTAAATACCATTTGGCAAGGCACTTCCATCGAAGTGAATGCGGTAGCTCAAGTCGGGCTGCGCCTCTTGGTTGAAAAGCGTTTCGACCACACGTCCATTTAGATCGTACACTTCAAGCGTGGCGCTTCCTCCGTTTTCAATGGCGAAGGTCACATCTGAATGGCCTTGAGTAGGGTTGGGGTTGCTATTGAGCACGATACCTGAACCAATGGCAAAGGGTTGCCACGCCGAGAATGGCCCCGCGATCAGCGGAGTTTGCGAGCACCCGCACCGCACTCTCCACTCAAAACTCCCCGTTCCCAATACACTTTTCGGAATGTTGAAACTCGAAGCATTTGCCCCTCCGATTATTCTGCTTCCCAATATACTCGCACTGCCTTCATTCCTTACCTGTATTTGACAACCAATTTGAAGTGGTAGGGGAGCCCATTCGATTTCGACCGTCTGGGGATTATCCGTAGTGCTGATACTCGATGGATTGACCGCAGGAAAAGGATTCTCGCAAGTCGTGCTTCCTTCGCACACCTCGCAAGAGCCAAAGCAAACGGCATCAAGTAGGGTCTCTTCGCCCGGCATGATCAGCACGCGGTTGTTTCCACCAAAGCCATCGGGTAGGCCACAGGCTGAAGGAACATCTTCTTCACCGGCAAAGCTATCGCCGTTCAGGAACTTCCACAAGAGACTAGCGCCTTGAACTTCGGAAATGGTGAAGCTGTATACTCCGTTTCCATCATTGTTCATAGGCTCGGGAGTAAAGCCATTGAACGACCCCGCTATATGGAGACCGTCGGGATCGATGCTCGTCAACTCAGATGCATCTACTCTAAAAGTCAGGTCATTTACATTGTTGGGGTCGGGACAAGCAGTGCAGGATGAATAGCACACCGCGTCGAGCACTGCATCACTCGAGGATGCCGTATACACTCTATTGCCAAAATTTCCCGCAGCACACAAGCCCACGGGGTTTTCAAAACCACTGTTCACTCTGAATTTATACTCAATCGGCTCACCTTCGATTAGGGTGATTGTCGTTTGGTAAATGCCATTGCCGATGGAATCCAGTACCAATTTCTCAAAGTCGTTGAACGTACCTGAAACACTTACCGTATCTGTCACTGCATTGATGTTCTCCTGGCTCATATCCACTCTTAGTGTCACGTTTACGGCGTTTACACTCAAGTCAGGCGTGGGTAGCTGCACGGTGGTATAAATTCTGTATTCACCCGGTTGCAATTTAAAAGAGTTGCTCAAGTTGTTTTCGAAAATGGCGTTCCCGCCAAAGTAATCGTACCATACCCCCGTTTGGGTAAACCCGGGAATGATGCTGACGGGCACCACGTCGAAGTTTCCGATGATGACCACATCCATCGACTCGTGTTGTATGATGAGTCTTTTTCCCGTTCCACCCACATCGTAGTTAAAGTTGCTCGAGCCAAAGGCGGGGTAGTCGGTTTTTAATTTGTTGATGGCGGCAAA
Coding sequences:
- a CDS encoding T9SS type A sorting domain-containing protein; this encodes MKSRVLFLLALLAGSVNGLAQNLVPNGGFEEGINCPTQAANVTLECADWYASIAAPEQELPTPEWYHTCSEIDLLSPPELAFGNESPFSGEGIIGLYTYYIQDNYREIVGVELIEPLEIGMSYLVELSVSGMELEGTNVSSNNIGFNFSTHEFYDILGFPINSSHYTSESIIPIEGWTTISEVFVADSSYNYLHIGNFYDDENTLADLSELPFGRAYYAIDEVSVTPVLSVANQKKGRDSFKVFPNPASSVLNIEKSDNSKSISEIAILNLNGMLIKQFNINQRKLEYQIDISSLNQGLYILKIITPKNSYNERFVKV